One part of the Tunicatimonas pelagia genome encodes these proteins:
- a CDS encoding helix-turn-helix domain-containing protein: MVNANIEWTALSDKAIISHIGEYIKHQRLLQNRTQAKIAEIAGINRWTMSKIENGEPISLISLIQILRALNLLDILEVFKVQTQFSPLELAKLEKQKRQRASTIKNDAEQKESEW, encoded by the coding sequence ATGGTAAATGCTAACATTGAATGGACTGCCTTAAGCGATAAAGCTATAATTTCTCATATTGGTGAATACATAAAACACCAGCGTTTACTTCAAAATAGAACCCAGGCGAAAATTGCGGAAATTGCAGGGATTAATCGCTGGACAATGAGCAAAATTGAAAACGGGGAACCCATATCACTAATCTCATTAATACAGATTCTACGAGCACTCAATTTATTAGATATACTCGAGGTCTTTAAAGTTCAAACTCAGTTTAGTCCTCTTGAACTCGCTAAGTTAGAGAAACAAAAGCGACAAAGGGCGAGCACAATCAAAAATGATGCGGAGCAAAAGGAAAGCGAATGGTAG